AGCACCAGGGCGGCGCCGGCGAGAGCCCCGAGGACGCTCGCCACGAAGCGCCGCTCGCGGCGTGCGGCGAGCGCGAGCGCCACGACGACGGCGGGAATGGCCGCGGCGAGCTGGTAGCGCGTGAGATACGCCCCGGCCGCAAGCGCGCCACACGCCACCGCCCAGCCGAGCGGACGCGTGCTTCCGAGCGCCCGCTCGAGCGCGAGCAGCGAGGCGAGCAGCATCGTGAACGCGAGCGGCTCGGTGAGCGGCTGGAGGGTGGCGTCGACGAAAGACCGGCTCGACGCGAGCAGCAGCACGGCGACGTGGCCGTAGGTCACCTCGAGCGGTCCGAGCGACGCAAGCACGTCCGCGCGTGGTCCGAAGCCACGCGCGAGCGCGTTCGCGAGCGCGTAGAGCAAGCTCAGCGCGACGGCCGCAAGGACGATCGGCAACGCAATCGCGGCGAGCTCGACGCCGATCAGCCGCCCGCCGAGACCGAGCACGAGAGGCCACAGCGGATACACCGTCGCGGGGCTCGGCAGCTCGCGCAGCCCCTGGTTGTGCATCGACACGCGGGTGACCAGGCCGTCGCCGTCTGCGACGTGGCGCGCGACGTGGACGTAGTAGCTGCCGTCGACGCCGAAGCCGCCGGGGATCGGGCGATCGCGAAGGACGACCGCGACGAACGTCGCGAGCAGCAGCGCCAGCAACAGCGCGCGCTGGATGCGGTGGCGACGTTGAGGCTCGTCCATGCCCCTGGTAACCAAAGCGCCTCGCCGGCTCGTCGCGCGAGGGCGAAACGAGCGGGCGAGTGTAATGCACCGACGCCCCCCGGTCACACGAGCGACCGTGTACGAGACGTTTTGCAAGAACGGTCCCCGTGGCCGTCGAGACCGCACCCGACGCGGCGCTTCACGGCCGCGAGCGTGTGTCGCCGTGCTCGCGCTGCTGCTCGTCGCGTGCGCGTCGAGCGCGTGCCGCGACCGCGCCGAGGAGCCGGCGGCGACAGCCACGGTCGCAGCGACGGCGGCCGCACCCGCGGCCGCGGCGACGGCGACCACGACGGCGATCTCGCCGGCGACCGCGCCGGGCGCGTCCGCAGAGGACGGCGAGCGCCCGTACTCCGTGCAGCTCCACGTGCACGGCTCGTTCAGCGAGGGCATCGGCAGCATCGACTCGCACAGCTACGAGGCGACCGACGTCGGCGCGGACGTCATCTGGTGGAGCGACCACGACTTCCGCATCGCGACCTGGGGCCACGTCTCGACCTTCGGCTTCGAGGACTGGAGCGAGGACATGCCCGAAGCCGGGCTGCCGGGACGGCGGCGGCGCAAGGGCGCGCGGGAGCGCAAGAAGCAGCTCGTGCCGCTCGGCGGCACGACGATGCTCGAGGGCACGGAGGAGTTCGTCACCGACGAGCCGCGCGAGGGCGCGAAGAGCCTGCGCGTCGAGACGACGAACGAGAGCGACGACTTCGTCGGACGGCGCTACGCGCTCACCGCGGATCGCGGGCTCTTCAAGCGGCCGCTCGCCTCCGAGGTGACGCTCGAGCTGTCGGTGCTGCCGGAAGCGCTCGGCGAGGATGCGCGCGCGGTGATCGACATCACGCTCTCCGAGCACCCGCCGCGCGAGGGGCTGCCGTTCACGGTCTACCACCTGCGCTACGTGCTCGGCGGCGACACCGAGCAGCCGTACCGCGACGGCACGACCTTCGTCGTGCCGGTGCCGTGGCGTCCCGGCGAGTGGAACGACCTCGCGCTGCCGGTGAGCCGCGACGCCGTGCGCGGCTTCCCGTTCATTCACGGCGAGGACAACAGCTTGAGCGCCATCGTGCTCGGCGTCGAGGCGCGCCGCGGCGCGACCGCGCGCGTCCGCTTCGACGACCTGCGCATCCAGCAGGAGCTGAGCGGCACGGCCGCCTTCGAGCGTCAGGGGCGCCTGATCGACGAGGTCGCACGCGACTACCCGAAGCTGCGCCAGCTCCAGGGCGTCGAGCTGTCGTGGCTCGGACACCACCTGAACGAGTTCAGCGTCGACACCCGGCTCGTCGACTACGAGCGCATCCGACAGGAGCTGCCGCCGCCGGGTGACGAGAGCTGGCGCATGCGCTTGACGCGTCGTCTGATCGAAGACGTCCACGCGCGCGGCGGGCTCGTCTCCTACAACCACATGTTCGGCGCCATGATGGAGGGCGCCAGGCCGCACGCGACGCGCGAGGAAGTGCTCGACGAGCTGGTCGCGAACGAGGCGTACGGCGCCGACATCCTCGAGGTCGGCTACCGCGACCGCGGCGGCCACCCGCTCGCCGACCACCTCTGGGTGTGGGACCAGCTCGCGCAGCACGGGCTGTTCCTGGTCGGCACCGGCGTCAGCGACTCGCACGGCGGCCCCGATCAGCGCTGGCGCACCGACGCCAACAACTTCGTGAGCTGGATCTACGCGCGCTCGCCGGAGAAGGCGGACCTCCTCGAAGGCCTGCGCGCGGGCCGCGTGTTCTTCGGCGACCTCGTGCTGTTCGACGGCTCGCTCGACCTGATCACCAAGGGCGGCGCGCGCATGGGCCAGATCGTCGTCACCGACGCGCCGAGCGAGGTGGTGCAGGTGCGGATCGACGGTCTCGCGGTCGGCGACGACGTCCGCCTGATCGTCTCCGGCAACGAGGCGGCGCGCTGGAGCGCGACGACGCCGCTGCTCGTCGAGCCGTACGAGGTCACGCTCGACGAGACGCGGCCGACGGTGGTGCGCGTCGAGGTGTTCACCGCCGACGGCAAGGCCAAGGTGTTCAGCAACCCGATCACCTTCGTGCGCGAGCCGCCGGCGGGCGAGCGGCTCGGGGCGCGGCTCGTCGACCTGCGCTGAGGCGCCGCGACGGCGGCGCGCTTCTGCAGCGCCGCCAGAGTCTCCAGCCCCGCCGTCCATCGCATCGCGGCGACCATCTGGCAGTTGCCACAGCAAGAGCGATGACGCGCGTGGGATTGCTTGACGGCGTCGCTGGGGCGACTGGCGCCGCCGCATCCTCGTCGGGGAGCGTCGTGGGCTCGCGCTTCTCGACGTCCGGTCGAGGCGTCCCGACGCGTGCTCTCGCCTTTGCGGACCGGACGTGGCGCGGCCCTGCGGCCCCCCGCGAACGCTCAAGAAACGGCCCCATCAGGCCGATGTGAGGGCGATGACCGGAGCTTTCGACGGCTCGGCCGCTGACTCCGGCGACACCACGCTCGCCACGGAGCCGCTGGGCCTTCGGCGCTCGTACGCCGCCGAGACGATGCGTCTCGTGCGCTCGCGGCTCGACGTCTCGCTGGCGCTGTTCTCGCTCCTCATGGGCATCGACGTGCTGTTCGAGCACCGGATGCCCGGCCACGAGGGCGTCGTCGGCGCGTACGGTCTCGAAATTTTGCTCTGCGTCGTCGCCTGCCTTCTCACCCGCGTCCGGAGGCTCGCGCGCCACACGATCCCGCTCGCCGTCGGCGCGACGTCGGGCCTCGCGCTCATCATGCTCGGCTACAGCGCGACGATCGCCGCGCCGGCCGAGGCGGTCGTGATCGGCCAGGTGTGTCTCATCACCTGTCTCGCGGTCGTCCTGCCGTGGGGCGTGCGGGCGCAGCTCGTGCTCGCGGCGATCTCGTTCGCGGGCTTCACCTTGCTGCTGCCGCTGTTCAGCCGGACGACGCCTGCGCTGTTCTCGCTCATCGGCCTGTCGGCGGGCGTCGCGTCGTCGTGCGTCGCCGCGTTCCTGCTCGAGCGCTACCGCTTCGAGGCCTTCACCCGCGCCGCCGAGCGCTCGCGCGCGTACGCGCTGCAGGAAGAAGAAGCCGAGATCTCGACCGCGCTGCTCTACGCCGGACAGACGCTGAACGAGTTCGTCGGCCGCGCGGGCGTGCTGCAGGAGGTGAACCAGCTCGTCACCCGGGCGCTCGGCTGCGACTGGTGCTCGACCTTCGTGCTCGACGAGCAGACCAAGTCGCTGCGCTTCGTCGCCAACGTCGGCTCGCCCGAAGACGTGCGCACCGAGTTCGAGCACATCGACTTCCCGTTCGGCAGCCTGCCGCTGTTCGACGAGCTGCACCGCGGTCGCCTGGTCGAGATCGCCGACCGCAACACGCAGAGCCTCGTGCCGCCCGACCTGCTCGCACGCTGGGAGGTCGCGTCCATGCTGTGCGTGCCGATCTGCCGCAACGAGCACCTGATCGGCTTCATCGCCTGCGGCTACCGGACGCGGACCGGGCCGTTCTCGCGCAAGCAGCGTCGGCTCGCGGTCGGCATCGCGCAGGCGGTCGCCGTCGGGGTCGAGAACGAGCGTCTGATCCGCGACCTGCGCGCCGCGAACCGCCTCAAGTCGGACTTCGTGTCGACCATGTCGCACGAGCTGCGCACGCCGCTGAACGTCATCCTCGGCTACGCCGAGATGCTCGGCGACTCGTCCGACGTCTCGCCGCAGGAGCTGCAGCAGCTCGCGCAGGGCATCCGGCGCAGCGCGACCGAGCTCCTCGAGCTGGTCACGGCGACGCTCGACCTCGCGCGCATCGAGTCCGGTCGCGACGAGCTGCACGTCGAGCCGGTCGAGCTCGCGGCGCTGCTGCAGGAAGTGCAGCGCGAGTTCGAGCCGCTGTCGCAGCGCGCCGGACTCGAGGTCCGCTGGCACGATGGCTGTCCGGGCGAGGTCGTCGCCGCGGATCGCGTCAAGCTCAAGACGATCATCAAGAACCTGGTCGGCAACGCGATCAAGTACACGCCGCAGGGCACGGTCGACGTGCGGATCGGGCGCGACCGCGAGGACGTCGTGTTGACGGTGTCCGACACCGGCATCGGCATCGAGCCCGACCACCTGACGACGATCTTCGAGATGTTCCGCCAGATCGACGGCTCCGCGACCCGCACGTACGGCGGCGTCGGGCTCGGGCTCTACATCGTGCGCCAGCTCGTCGACCGGATGCACGGAAGGATCACGGTCGAGAGCGAGCCGGGGGTCGGGTCCACGTTCGTCGTCCGCCTACCGCTCACGCGCGTCACGACGACGTCGCCGCAAGCGCTGGTTGCGCGCGCGCTCGCCGACGCCGGCGTCCGCACCCCGACGTCTACAACAGCGCGATCGGGTTGACCGGCGAGGCGGTGCCGCGCCGCACGACGAGCGGGGCGATCGTCAGCAGGAACTCCCAGCGCCCCTCCTCGGCGCAGGCGCGCGCGAGGTCGCGCAGCTCGAGGTTGTCGAGCAGGTGCAGGCCCATCGCGACGATCGCCACGTTGTGGATCGGCAGGCGCACGCCCTCGATGCGCGACGGCACGACGTCCGAGATGCCGTCCGAGCCGAGCGCCGCCACGCCGCGCTCGTGCAGCCACGGCAAGCACGAGGCGTCGAGTCCGGCGAGCTTCGCGTGCGGCTCCCACGGGCCGTGCACGTCGCGGTAGTCCCAGCGTCCGGTCGGGATCAGCAGCGCGTCGCCCGGCTCGACGCGCACGCCCTGCGCGCGCTCGCAGCCCTCGAGGTCGTCGACGTAGATCGGCTCTCCGGGCTCGAGCCAGCGTACGCCGCGCAGCCGCGGCACGTCGAGCAGCACGCCGCGCGTCACGACGCCGTCGCGCAGCTCGTGAATCGCGAGCTCGAGCGCGCCGTGCGCGGTGACGCGCGTCGCCGGATAGCCGTTGTACAGATTGCCCTCGTGGAAGATGTGGCAGAGCGCGTCGATGTGCGACGTCGCGTAGCCGTGCGAGGCGAGCGCGAAGTAGTCGCCGCCGTAGCTCTCGGTCGCGGTCCCGGTCATCAGGTGCACGACCGGGTGCGGGTTGTCGATCGCGGGCTCGGTCGGCAGCGGGCGCGCGCACGACACCGTGCGACCGCTGCGCACGAGCCGCGTCGCCGCGAGCCGCTTCTCCGGCGTGATCAGGTTCAGCGTGCCGAGCTGGTCGCGCTCGCCGAAGCGTCCCCAGTTCGAGAGCGTGCGGTGCAGCTCGAGAACCTGCTCGCGGGTCAGCGGCGGTCGCACGGCCACGGCGTCACGCCTTCGCGCCTTCGACGGCGCGCCGCGCGTCGGCGACGATGCGCTCGACGAACGCGCGGTACTCGTCGCGCTTCGCCTCGCTCGACGCCTCGAAGCGCAGCACCAGCGCGGGCTGCGTGTTGGACGCGCGCACCAGCCCCCAGCCGTCCGGGAAGCTGACGCGCACGCCGTCGACCTCGTTCACCGGGTAGTCCTTCTTCAGCACGTCGCGCACGCGCTCGGCGACCGCGAACTTGACGTCGTCCGGGCAGTCGACGCGGATCTCCGGCGTGTTGAACGCGGGCGGCAGGCCCTCGAGCAGGTCGAGCACGCCGCCCTCCGAGCGCGCCAGGATCTCGAGCAGCCGGCACGACGCGTAGATCGCGTCGTCGTAGCCGAGGAAGCGGTCGGCGAAGAACATGTGGCCGCTCATCTCGCCGCCCACCGCGGCGCCGGTCTCCTTCATCTTCGCCTTGATCAGCGAGTGCCCGGCCTTCCACATGATCGGCTTGCCGCCGCGACGCTCGACGTCGTCGAACAGGCGCTGCGAGCACTTGACCTCGCTGATCACGATCGCGCCCGGACGACGAGACAAGATCTCGCGTGCAAAGATCACCAGCAGCTCGTCGCCCCAGAGGATCCGCCCGCCCGGCGCGACGACGCCGATGCGGTCCGCGTCGCCGTCGTAAGCGATGCCGACGTCGGCGTTCGTCTCCGCGACCTTGCGGATCACGTCGGCGAGGTTCTCCGGCATCGTCGGGTCGGGGTGGTGGTTCGGGAAGCGTCCGTCGGGCTCGCAGTAGAGCTCGATCACCTCGCAGCCGAGCGCGCGCATGATGGTCGGACCGATGCGCCCCGCGGCGCCGTTGCCGGCGTCGACCACGACGCGCAGCTTGCGCGGCAGCGTGCCGAACTGCTTGCGGCAGTACTCGACGTACGGCGTGACGATGTCGTGCTTGGTGACCTTACCCGCGCCCTGCGCGAACTCGCCGCGCTCGATCTCGCCGCGCAGCGTGGCGATCGCCTCGCCGTAGATCGCCTCGCGCCCGAGGCAAATCTTGAAGCCGTTGTACTCGGACGCGTTGTGGCTCGCCGTCACCTCGATACCGCCCTGCACCGGCAGCTCGAAGAGCGAGAAGTACATGAGCGGCGTCGGGCACATGCCGATGTCCGCGACGTCGACGCCGGTCTCGCAGAGGCCGCGGATCACGGCGTCGGCGTAGGCGTCGGAGGTGAGGCGGCAGTCGCGCCCGACCGCCATCGTCGGCGTCTCGCCCGGGTGACGCGCGCGCAGCCGCGTGCCGATGGCACGCCCGAGCGCGTAGGCGAACTCCTCGTCGAAGTCCGCGCCGGCGACGCCGCGGATGTCGTACTCGCGAAAGATCGTGGGATTCATCTTCATGGGCGGAGCCTCAAGCCGCGGGGGCGGAACGTCGGTGCGACCTGCCCGACGACGCGCGCGCACGCCGCTCGATGCGGGCGAGCGTGAGCGCCATGTCGAGCGCTGCCCGCATGCTGCGCGGGTCGGCGGTGCCGCGGCCGGCGAGATCGTACGCCGTGCCGTGGTCGGGCGAGGTGCGGATGAACGGCAGCCCGAGCGTGACGTTGACCGTGTGGTGCACGTCGAGCTGCTTGACGGGGATCAAGCCCTGGTCGTGGTACATCGCGACGACCGCGTCGTGACGCGGGCCGATCGCGGAGAACAGCGTGTCGGCCGGCACCGGCCCGAACGCGTCGACGCGCGCGGCGCGTGCGCGCGCGATCGCCGGCGCGATGATCCGCGCTTCCTCGTCGCCGTAGACGCCGCCGTCGCTCGCGTGCGGGTTCAACGCGCACACCGCGACGCGCGGACGAGCGATCCCGAACCAGCGCTCGAGGTGGCGCGCGGTG
The Candidatus Binatia bacterium genome window above contains:
- a CDS encoding HAMP domain-containing sensor histidine kinase, with amino-acid sequence MTGAFDGSAADSGDTTLATEPLGLRRSYAAETMRLVRSRLDVSLALFSLLMGIDVLFEHRMPGHEGVVGAYGLEILLCVVACLLTRVRRLARHTIPLAVGATSGLALIMLGYSATIAAPAEAVVIGQVCLITCLAVVLPWGVRAQLVLAAISFAGFTLLLPLFSRTTPALFSLIGLSAGVASSCVAAFLLERYRFEAFTRAAERSRAYALQEEEAEISTALLYAGQTLNEFVGRAGVLQEVNQLVTRALGCDWCSTFVLDEQTKSLRFVANVGSPEDVRTEFEHIDFPFGSLPLFDELHRGRLVEIADRNTQSLVPPDLLARWEVASMLCVPICRNEHLIGFIACGYRTRTGPFSRKQRRLAVGIAQAVAVGVENERLIRDLRAANRLKSDFVSTMSHELRTPLNVILGYAEMLGDSSDVSPQELQQLAQGIRRSATELLELVTATLDLARIESGRDELHVEPVELAALLQEVQREFEPLSQRAGLEVRWHDGCPGEVVAADRVKLKTIIKNLVGNAIKYTPQGTVDVRIGRDREDVVLTVSDTGIGIEPDHLTTIFEMFRQIDGSATRTYGGVGLGLYIVRQLVDRMHGRITVESEPGVGSTFVVRLPLTRVTTTSPQALVARALADAGVRTPTSTTARSG
- a CDS encoding cyclase family protein, which produces MAVRPPLTREQVLELHRTLSNWGRFGERDQLGTLNLITPEKRLAATRLVRSGRTVSCARPLPTEPAIDNPHPVVHLMTGTATESYGGDYFALASHGYATSHIDALCHIFHEGNLYNGYPATRVTAHGALELAIHELRDGVVTRGVLLDVPRLRGVRWLEPGEPIYVDDLEGCERAQGVRVEPGDALLIPTGRWDYRDVHGPWEPHAKLAGLDASCLPWLHERGVAALGSDGISDVVPSRIEGVRLPIHNVAIVAMGLHLLDNLELRDLARACAEEGRWEFLLTIAPLVVRRGTASPVNPIALL
- a CDS encoding phosphomannomutase/phosphoglucomutase; this translates as MKMNPTIFREYDIRGVAGADFDEEFAYALGRAIGTRLRARHPGETPTMAVGRDCRLTSDAYADAVIRGLCETGVDVADIGMCPTPLMYFSLFELPVQGGIEVTASHNASEYNGFKICLGREAIYGEAIATLRGEIERGEFAQGAGKVTKHDIVTPYVEYCRKQFGTLPRKLRVVVDAGNGAAGRIGPTIMRALGCEVIELYCEPDGRFPNHHPDPTMPENLADVIRKVAETNADVGIAYDGDADRIGVVAPGGRILWGDELLVIFAREILSRRPGAIVISEVKCSQRLFDDVERRGGKPIMWKAGHSLIKAKMKETGAAVGGEMSGHMFFADRFLGYDDAIYASCRLLEILARSEGGVLDLLEGLPPAFNTPEIRVDCPDDVKFAVAERVRDVLKKDYPVNEVDGVRVSFPDGWGLVRASNTQPALVLRFEASSEAKRDEYRAFVERIVADARRAVEGAKA